From Alligator mississippiensis isolate rAllMis1 chromosome 9, rAllMis1, whole genome shotgun sequence, one genomic window encodes:
- the PCDH12 gene encoding protocadherin-12 isoform X4 encodes MLLLSPFMLQFTALWWHFFLSVGCQAVTLFRVKYEVLEEVANGTVIGNLLECFGLWERSVDTFQLFQFPEEFPFHVGSEDGLLSTAGRLDREQLCRHNDPCLVSFTVLTAKHFALIHVEVQVLDINDHGPQFPKAELELEMSENASLQTRIPLDQAQDPDTSTNALFSYSLSPSDHFALDVISGSDGTKHAELVVVKEVDRELRSCFDLVLTASDHGEPPKSGTTLVRVIVLDSNDNSPAVFAESSLTVEIGEDALPGTLLITVTATDSDQGPNGEIEYLLSKHTTLEVLHMFSIDARTGNIVLRHPLDFEKIPTYELDVQARDLGANPTPAHCKIFIKVLDVNDNAPDVHITWVSWVPVLSEALPNDSFVALVTTSDPDSGNNGQVHCYLSQGYEHFRLKRTNKYSYILLTNATLDRERWSEYNLTLLIQDQGILPLAVEKYLTIYISDINDNPPLFERRTYNVSIAENNMTPSFLVTVRANDADLDLNGKITYSIQDSLVSDLVSVDSNTGEIFALRAFDHEQMTSLEFLVTAEDGGYPKLASNVSVRVNLLDKNDNSPVVIQPALVEGRAEITILVNAETGCLWTSLGTHSPAKASVTSMILKPNSSTHLLFTIVASDADSGLNGDLHYNILSGNDDGLFVLDPLSGQVFINSSNISSLIGNELELRILVNDQGNLPLQVEALVLLIFKNHSAQGSWRLSPSMVIAICLIVLLVIFFIILALIVSLRKREKKEKMAYNCREAEQAHREQQLKKPHRQIQKTDIYLIPVLRNRQDVHCEAEQPCSCKEALVKETAWNDSQQTPFHLTPTLYRTLRSQGNQKDSAEQKDAFNFPATQRRPLYSHKLRHSSEKNSSFQISEPYTKSLVKPLPRSMGNQNSDFLMPTNPPLDMTLRKQKFSEPDAGLSEAQPHQHLLRSLVRLSLVAFSEQNSTGEFVLDSPPVQQISQLLSLLHQGQFQPKPSHRGNKYTSKNDSRNAGLDADCLSIKDSGRGKNEG; translated from the coding sequence ATGCTTTTGCTATCGCCCTTTATGCTTCAATTTACAGCATTGTGGTGGCACTTTTTTCTCTCTGTGGGTTGCCAGGCTGTGACCCTATTCAGGGTGAAATATGAAGTGTTAGAAGAAGTGGCAAATGGAACAGTGATAGGAAATTTACTCGAGTGTTTTGGTTTATGGGAGAGAAGTGTGGACACTTTCCAACTGTTTCAGTTCCCTGAGGAATTCCCTTTTCATGTTGGATCTGAAGATGGCTTGCTCAGCACTGCAGGGCGACTGGACAGAGAGCAACTTTGCAGGCACAATGATCCATGCTTGGTCTCTTTTACTGTATTAACTGCTAAACACTTCGCTCTAATTCATGTGGAGGTTCAAGTCTTAGATATCAATGACCATGGGCCCCAATTTCCAAAGGCTGAATTGGAGCTAGAGATGTCAGAAAATGCATCTTTACAAACACGAATACCTTTGGATCAAGCCCAAGACCCAGACACTAGTACCAATGCCCTCTTCTCTTACTCACTGTCTCCCAGTGACCACTTTGCTTTGGATGTCATCTCTGGATCTGATGGAACTAAGCATGCAGAACTTGTTGTTGTTAAAGAAGTGGACAGAGAACTCCGTTCTTGTTTTGATCTTGTACTGACTGCTTCTGATCACGGAGAACCACCAAAATCAGGTACTACCTTAGTTAGGGTCATTGTTCTAGACTCCAATGATAACAGTCCTGCTGTTTTTGCGGAGAGTTCTTTGACAGTTGAAATCGGGGAAGATGCTTTGCCTGGGACTCTTCTTATAACAGTTACAGCCACAGACTCTGATCAGGGTCCTAATGGAGAAATAGAATATTTATTAAGTAAGCATACTACACTGGAAGTATTGCATATGTTCAGCATTGATGCCAGGACAGGCAATATTGTTTTGAGGCATCCATTGGACTTTGAAAAAATTCCTACCTATGAATTGGATGTACAGGCCAGGGATCTAGGAGCCAATCCTACCCCAGCACACTGCAAGATCTTCATCAAGGTCCTTGATGTCAATGACAATGCTCCAGATGTCCACATCACATGGGTTTCCTGGGTGCCAGTGTTATCTGAAGCTCTTCCTAATGACAGCTTTGTTGCTTTGGTGACAACAAGTGATCCTGATTCAGGAAACAATGGACAGGTACACTGCTACCTTAGTCAAGGATATGAGCATTTCAGATTGAAAAGGACTAACAAATATAGTTATATACTGCTGACCAATGCCACCTTGGACAGGGAGAGATGGTCTGAATATAACTTGACTTTACTGATTCAGGACCAGGGGATCCTCCCCTTAGCTGTGGAGAAGTATCTCACTATTTACATCAGTGATATTAATGACAACCCACCCTTATTTGAAAGGCGTACATACAACGTCTCCATTGCTGAGAACAATATGACTCCTTCATTTTTGGTTACTGTCAGGGCCAATGATGCTGACTTagatttaaatggaaaaataactTATAGCATCCAGGACTCCCTTGTTTCAGATTTGGTATCTGTTGATTCTAACACCGGTGAGATCTTTGCCCTGAGAGCTTTTGATCATGAGCAAATGACCAGTTTGGAATTCCTTGTGACAGCAGAAGATGGAGGTTATCCCAAACTGGCATCTAATGTCTCTGTCAGGGTTAATTTGCTTGATAAGAATGATAATTCCCCAGTGGTCATACAGCCAGCACtggtagaaggcagagcagagatcACCATTCTAGTCAATGCagaaactggatgcctttggACATCCTTAGGGACTCACAGCCCCGCAAAGGCATCAGTAACCAGCATGATACTGAAACCCAATTCAAGTACTCACTTGCTTTTCACCATAGTTGCCAGTGATGCTGACTCCGGCCTGAACGGTGACCTCCATTATAACATTTTGAGTGGCAATGATGATGGTCTGTTTGTCCTTGATCCACTGTCAGGGCAGGTATTTATCAACAGCAGCAACATCAGCAGCCTCATTGGAAATGAATTAGAGCTAAGAATTTTAGTGAATGATCAAGGGAATTTACCACTGCAGGTAGAAGCTCTTGTGCTGTTAATTTTCAAAAATCACTCAGCCCAGGGGTCTTGGAGGCTGAGTCCATCCATGGTTATTGCTATCTGCCTCATTGTTTTGCtagtcattttttttattattttggccTTAATTGTGTCTTTACgtaaaagagagaagaaagagaaaatggcttacaactgcagggaagcagaacaaGCCCACAGAGAGCAGCAGCTCAAGAAGCCCCACAGACAGATTCAGAAGACAGACATATATTTAATTCCTGTGCTCAGAAATAGGCAAGATGTGCATTGTGAGGCTGAGCAACCTTGCTCCTGTAAAGAGGCTTTGGTGAAGGAAACTGCATGGAATGATtcacagcagactccatttcacTTAACCCCAACACTTTACAGAACCCTTAGAAGCCAAGGGAACCAGAAAGATTCAGCTGAACAGAAAGATGCCTTCAATTTCCCTGCAACACAGCGCAGGCCCCTCTACTCTCATAAACTGAGACATTCATCAGAAAAGAACTCAAGCTTTCAAATTTCAGAACCCTATACCAAGAGCCTAGTGAAGCCACTACCAAGGTCTATGGGAAATCAGAACTCTGACTTTTTGATGCCGACTAATCCTCCTTTGGACATGACTCTGAGAAAGCAAAAATTTTCTGAGCCAGATGCAGGGCTTTCAGAGGCTCAACCCCATCAGCACCTCCTAAGGAGCCTGGTCCGGCTGTCTCTGGTAGCATTTTCAGAGCAGAACTCCACAGGAGAATTTGTTCTGGATTCACCTCCTGTTCAG
- the PCDH12 gene encoding protocadherin-12 isoform X3: MLLLSPFMLQFTALWWHFFLSVGCQAVTLFRVKYEVLEEVANGTVIGNLLECFGLWERSVDTFQLFQFPEEFPFHVGSEDGLLSTAGRLDREQLCRHNDPCLVSFTVLTAKHFALIHVEVQVLDINDHGPQFPKAELELEMSENASLQTRIPLDQAQDPDTSTNALFSYSLSPSDHFALDVISGSDGTKHAELVVVKEVDRELRSCFDLVLTASDHGEPPKSGTTLVRVIVLDSNDNSPAVFAESSLTVEIGEDALPGTLLITVTATDSDQGPNGEIEYLLSKHTTLEVLHMFSIDARTGNIVLRHPLDFEKIPTYELDVQARDLGANPTPAHCKIFIKVLDVNDNAPDVHITWVSWVPVLSEALPNDSFVALVTTSDPDSGNNGQVHCYLSQGYEHFRLKRTNKYSYILLTNATLDRERWSEYNLTLLIQDQGILPLAVEKYLTIYISDINDNPPLFERRTYNVSIAENNMTPSFLVTVRANDADLDLNGKITYSIQDSLVSDLVSVDSNTGEIFALRAFDHEQMTSLEFLVTAEDGGYPKLASNVSVRVNLLDKNDNSPVVIQPALVEGRAEITILVNAETGCLWTSLGTHSPAKASVTSMILKPNSSTHLLFTIVASDADSGLNGDLHYNILSGNDDGLFVLDPLSGQVFINSSNISSLIGNELELRILVNDQGNLPLQVEALVLLIFKNHSAQGSWRLSPSMVIAICLIVLLVIFFIILALIVSLRKREKKEKMAYNCREAEQAHREQQLKKPHRQIQKTDIYLIPVLRNRQDVHCEAEQPCSCKEALVKETAWNDSQQTPFHLTPTLYRTLRSQGNQKDSAEQKDAFNFPATQRRPLYSHKLRHSSEKNSSFQISEPYTKSLVKPLPRSMGNQNSDFLMPTNPPLDMTLRKQKFSEPDAGLSEAQPHQHLLRSLVRLSLVAFSEQNSTGEFVLDSPPVQQISQLLSLLHQGQFQPKPSHRGNKYTSKNDSRNAGLDADCLSIKDSGRGKNEVEYQDSENGFDLSMKQLMAEELESLLEPHAVVGGTT, translated from the coding sequence ATGCTTTTGCTATCGCCCTTTATGCTTCAATTTACAGCATTGTGGTGGCACTTTTTTCTCTCTGTGGGTTGCCAGGCTGTGACCCTATTCAGGGTGAAATATGAAGTGTTAGAAGAAGTGGCAAATGGAACAGTGATAGGAAATTTACTCGAGTGTTTTGGTTTATGGGAGAGAAGTGTGGACACTTTCCAACTGTTTCAGTTCCCTGAGGAATTCCCTTTTCATGTTGGATCTGAAGATGGCTTGCTCAGCACTGCAGGGCGACTGGACAGAGAGCAACTTTGCAGGCACAATGATCCATGCTTGGTCTCTTTTACTGTATTAACTGCTAAACACTTCGCTCTAATTCATGTGGAGGTTCAAGTCTTAGATATCAATGACCATGGGCCCCAATTTCCAAAGGCTGAATTGGAGCTAGAGATGTCAGAAAATGCATCTTTACAAACACGAATACCTTTGGATCAAGCCCAAGACCCAGACACTAGTACCAATGCCCTCTTCTCTTACTCACTGTCTCCCAGTGACCACTTTGCTTTGGATGTCATCTCTGGATCTGATGGAACTAAGCATGCAGAACTTGTTGTTGTTAAAGAAGTGGACAGAGAACTCCGTTCTTGTTTTGATCTTGTACTGACTGCTTCTGATCACGGAGAACCACCAAAATCAGGTACTACCTTAGTTAGGGTCATTGTTCTAGACTCCAATGATAACAGTCCTGCTGTTTTTGCGGAGAGTTCTTTGACAGTTGAAATCGGGGAAGATGCTTTGCCTGGGACTCTTCTTATAACAGTTACAGCCACAGACTCTGATCAGGGTCCTAATGGAGAAATAGAATATTTATTAAGTAAGCATACTACACTGGAAGTATTGCATATGTTCAGCATTGATGCCAGGACAGGCAATATTGTTTTGAGGCATCCATTGGACTTTGAAAAAATTCCTACCTATGAATTGGATGTACAGGCCAGGGATCTAGGAGCCAATCCTACCCCAGCACACTGCAAGATCTTCATCAAGGTCCTTGATGTCAATGACAATGCTCCAGATGTCCACATCACATGGGTTTCCTGGGTGCCAGTGTTATCTGAAGCTCTTCCTAATGACAGCTTTGTTGCTTTGGTGACAACAAGTGATCCTGATTCAGGAAACAATGGACAGGTACACTGCTACCTTAGTCAAGGATATGAGCATTTCAGATTGAAAAGGACTAACAAATATAGTTATATACTGCTGACCAATGCCACCTTGGACAGGGAGAGATGGTCTGAATATAACTTGACTTTACTGATTCAGGACCAGGGGATCCTCCCCTTAGCTGTGGAGAAGTATCTCACTATTTACATCAGTGATATTAATGACAACCCACCCTTATTTGAAAGGCGTACATACAACGTCTCCATTGCTGAGAACAATATGACTCCTTCATTTTTGGTTACTGTCAGGGCCAATGATGCTGACTTagatttaaatggaaaaataactTATAGCATCCAGGACTCCCTTGTTTCAGATTTGGTATCTGTTGATTCTAACACCGGTGAGATCTTTGCCCTGAGAGCTTTTGATCATGAGCAAATGACCAGTTTGGAATTCCTTGTGACAGCAGAAGATGGAGGTTATCCCAAACTGGCATCTAATGTCTCTGTCAGGGTTAATTTGCTTGATAAGAATGATAATTCCCCAGTGGTCATACAGCCAGCACtggtagaaggcagagcagagatcACCATTCTAGTCAATGCagaaactggatgcctttggACATCCTTAGGGACTCACAGCCCCGCAAAGGCATCAGTAACCAGCATGATACTGAAACCCAATTCAAGTACTCACTTGCTTTTCACCATAGTTGCCAGTGATGCTGACTCCGGCCTGAACGGTGACCTCCATTATAACATTTTGAGTGGCAATGATGATGGTCTGTTTGTCCTTGATCCACTGTCAGGGCAGGTATTTATCAACAGCAGCAACATCAGCAGCCTCATTGGAAATGAATTAGAGCTAAGAATTTTAGTGAATGATCAAGGGAATTTACCACTGCAGGTAGAAGCTCTTGTGCTGTTAATTTTCAAAAATCACTCAGCCCAGGGGTCTTGGAGGCTGAGTCCATCCATGGTTATTGCTATCTGCCTCATTGTTTTGCtagtcattttttttattattttggccTTAATTGTGTCTTTACgtaaaagagagaagaaagagaaaatggcttacaactgcagggaagcagaacaaGCCCACAGAGAGCAGCAGCTCAAGAAGCCCCACAGACAGATTCAGAAGACAGACATATATTTAATTCCTGTGCTCAGAAATAGGCAAGATGTGCATTGTGAGGCTGAGCAACCTTGCTCCTGTAAAGAGGCTTTGGTGAAGGAAACTGCATGGAATGATtcacagcagactccatttcacTTAACCCCAACACTTTACAGAACCCTTAGAAGCCAAGGGAACCAGAAAGATTCAGCTGAACAGAAAGATGCCTTCAATTTCCCTGCAACACAGCGCAGGCCCCTCTACTCTCATAAACTGAGACATTCATCAGAAAAGAACTCAAGCTTTCAAATTTCAGAACCCTATACCAAGAGCCTAGTGAAGCCACTACCAAGGTCTATGGGAAATCAGAACTCTGACTTTTTGATGCCGACTAATCCTCCTTTGGACATGACTCTGAGAAAGCAAAAATTTTCTGAGCCAGATGCAGGGCTTTCAGAGGCTCAACCCCATCAGCACCTCCTAAGGAGCCTGGTCCGGCTGTCTCTGGTAGCATTTTCAGAGCAGAACTCCACAGGAGAATTTGTTCTGGATTCACCTCCTGTTCAG
- the PCDH12 gene encoding protocadherin-12 isoform X2, producing the protein MLLLSPFMLQFTALWWHFFLSVGCQAVTLFRVKYEVLEEVANGTVIGNLLECFGLWERSVDTFQLFQFPEEFPFHVGSEDGLLSTAGRLDREQLCRHNDPCLVSFTVLTAKHFALIHVEVQVLDINDHGPQFPKAELELEMSENASLQTRIPLDQAQDPDTSTNALFSYSLSPSDHFALDVISGSDGTKHAELVVVKEVDRELRSCFDLVLTASDHGEPPKSGTTLVRVIVLDSNDNSPAVFAESSLTVEIGEDALPGTLLITVTATDSDQGPNGEIEYLLSKHTTLEVLHMFSIDARTGNIVLRHPLDFEKIPTYELDVQARDLGANPTPAHCKIFIKVLDVNDNAPDVHITWVSWVPVLSEALPNDSFVALVTTSDPDSGNNGQVHCYLSQGYEHFRLKRTNKYSYILLTNATLDRERWSEYNLTLLIQDQGILPLAVEKYLTIYISDINDNPPLFERRTYNVSIAENNMTPSFLVTVRANDADLDLNGKITYSIQDSLVSDLVSVDSNTGEIFALRAFDHEQMTSLEFLVTAEDGGYPKLASNVSVRVNLLDKNDNSPVVIQPALVEGRAEITILVNAETGCLWTSLGTHSPAKASVTSMILKPNSSTHLLFTIVASDADSGLNGDLHYNILSGNDDGLFVLDPLSGQVFINSSNISSLIGNELELRILVNDQGNLPLQVEALVLLIFKNHSAQGSWRLSPSMVIAICLIVLLVIFFIILALIVSLRKREKKEKMAYNCREAEQAHREQQLKKPHRQIQKTDIYLIPVLRNRQDVHCEAEQPCSCKEALVKETAWNDSQQTPFHLTPTLYRTLRSQGNQKDSAEQKDAFNFPATQRRPLYSHKLRHSSEKNSSFQISEPYTKSLVKPLPRSMGNQNSDFLMPTNPPLDMTLRKQKFSEPDAGLSEAQPHQHLLRSLVRLSLVAFSEQNSTGEFVLDSPPVQQISQLLSLLHQGQFQPKPSHRGNKYTSKNDSRNAGLDADCLSIKDSGRGKNEVEYQDSENGFDLSMKQLMAEELESLLEPHAGGLLLLACLEHIH; encoded by the coding sequence ATGCTTTTGCTATCGCCCTTTATGCTTCAATTTACAGCATTGTGGTGGCACTTTTTTCTCTCTGTGGGTTGCCAGGCTGTGACCCTATTCAGGGTGAAATATGAAGTGTTAGAAGAAGTGGCAAATGGAACAGTGATAGGAAATTTACTCGAGTGTTTTGGTTTATGGGAGAGAAGTGTGGACACTTTCCAACTGTTTCAGTTCCCTGAGGAATTCCCTTTTCATGTTGGATCTGAAGATGGCTTGCTCAGCACTGCAGGGCGACTGGACAGAGAGCAACTTTGCAGGCACAATGATCCATGCTTGGTCTCTTTTACTGTATTAACTGCTAAACACTTCGCTCTAATTCATGTGGAGGTTCAAGTCTTAGATATCAATGACCATGGGCCCCAATTTCCAAAGGCTGAATTGGAGCTAGAGATGTCAGAAAATGCATCTTTACAAACACGAATACCTTTGGATCAAGCCCAAGACCCAGACACTAGTACCAATGCCCTCTTCTCTTACTCACTGTCTCCCAGTGACCACTTTGCTTTGGATGTCATCTCTGGATCTGATGGAACTAAGCATGCAGAACTTGTTGTTGTTAAAGAAGTGGACAGAGAACTCCGTTCTTGTTTTGATCTTGTACTGACTGCTTCTGATCACGGAGAACCACCAAAATCAGGTACTACCTTAGTTAGGGTCATTGTTCTAGACTCCAATGATAACAGTCCTGCTGTTTTTGCGGAGAGTTCTTTGACAGTTGAAATCGGGGAAGATGCTTTGCCTGGGACTCTTCTTATAACAGTTACAGCCACAGACTCTGATCAGGGTCCTAATGGAGAAATAGAATATTTATTAAGTAAGCATACTACACTGGAAGTATTGCATATGTTCAGCATTGATGCCAGGACAGGCAATATTGTTTTGAGGCATCCATTGGACTTTGAAAAAATTCCTACCTATGAATTGGATGTACAGGCCAGGGATCTAGGAGCCAATCCTACCCCAGCACACTGCAAGATCTTCATCAAGGTCCTTGATGTCAATGACAATGCTCCAGATGTCCACATCACATGGGTTTCCTGGGTGCCAGTGTTATCTGAAGCTCTTCCTAATGACAGCTTTGTTGCTTTGGTGACAACAAGTGATCCTGATTCAGGAAACAATGGACAGGTACACTGCTACCTTAGTCAAGGATATGAGCATTTCAGATTGAAAAGGACTAACAAATATAGTTATATACTGCTGACCAATGCCACCTTGGACAGGGAGAGATGGTCTGAATATAACTTGACTTTACTGATTCAGGACCAGGGGATCCTCCCCTTAGCTGTGGAGAAGTATCTCACTATTTACATCAGTGATATTAATGACAACCCACCCTTATTTGAAAGGCGTACATACAACGTCTCCATTGCTGAGAACAATATGACTCCTTCATTTTTGGTTACTGTCAGGGCCAATGATGCTGACTTagatttaaatggaaaaataactTATAGCATCCAGGACTCCCTTGTTTCAGATTTGGTATCTGTTGATTCTAACACCGGTGAGATCTTTGCCCTGAGAGCTTTTGATCATGAGCAAATGACCAGTTTGGAATTCCTTGTGACAGCAGAAGATGGAGGTTATCCCAAACTGGCATCTAATGTCTCTGTCAGGGTTAATTTGCTTGATAAGAATGATAATTCCCCAGTGGTCATACAGCCAGCACtggtagaaggcagagcagagatcACCATTCTAGTCAATGCagaaactggatgcctttggACATCCTTAGGGACTCACAGCCCCGCAAAGGCATCAGTAACCAGCATGATACTGAAACCCAATTCAAGTACTCACTTGCTTTTCACCATAGTTGCCAGTGATGCTGACTCCGGCCTGAACGGTGACCTCCATTATAACATTTTGAGTGGCAATGATGATGGTCTGTTTGTCCTTGATCCACTGTCAGGGCAGGTATTTATCAACAGCAGCAACATCAGCAGCCTCATTGGAAATGAATTAGAGCTAAGAATTTTAGTGAATGATCAAGGGAATTTACCACTGCAGGTAGAAGCTCTTGTGCTGTTAATTTTCAAAAATCACTCAGCCCAGGGGTCTTGGAGGCTGAGTCCATCCATGGTTATTGCTATCTGCCTCATTGTTTTGCtagtcattttttttattattttggccTTAATTGTGTCTTTACgtaaaagagagaagaaagagaaaatggcttacaactgcagggaagcagaacaaGCCCACAGAGAGCAGCAGCTCAAGAAGCCCCACAGACAGATTCAGAAGACAGACATATATTTAATTCCTGTGCTCAGAAATAGGCAAGATGTGCATTGTGAGGCTGAGCAACCTTGCTCCTGTAAAGAGGCTTTGGTGAAGGAAACTGCATGGAATGATtcacagcagactccatttcacTTAACCCCAACACTTTACAGAACCCTTAGAAGCCAAGGGAACCAGAAAGATTCAGCTGAACAGAAAGATGCCTTCAATTTCCCTGCAACACAGCGCAGGCCCCTCTACTCTCATAAACTGAGACATTCATCAGAAAAGAACTCAAGCTTTCAAATTTCAGAACCCTATACCAAGAGCCTAGTGAAGCCACTACCAAGGTCTATGGGAAATCAGAACTCTGACTTTTTGATGCCGACTAATCCTCCTTTGGACATGACTCTGAGAAAGCAAAAATTTTCTGAGCCAGATGCAGGGCTTTCAGAGGCTCAACCCCATCAGCACCTCCTAAGGAGCCTGGTCCGGCTGTCTCTGGTAGCATTTTCAGAGCAGAACTCCACAGGAGAATTTGTTCTGGATTCACCTCCTGTTCAG